ATTGATAGTAATATCCCAAGGCAGTCTGGGATTAGTGTCTACTGTACGACCGCCAGGCAAAAGTATCGCTAGAGCAATCGCTACCAGCGACAACGAGACAACCCAAAAAATTATCTTTTTTTCCATATGTAAATCCGATACCAGAATTATCTTTTCAATGATCGACACCGATGAGATTTGTGCCAGGTTGTGCGCACCTGTGTATATTTGCCCAACCGCCTCTAATCTTGCAGGAATTCTACCTTGGGAAGCGGTATTTCGCTTATAACAATTCTCAAAGAGCATCCATGTTTCGGTATGGTGATCTATATCATACTGTTTTTACTACTTAATCAGCAAAATAATGGCTTGTGAAAAAGCTGATTAATGAGATTGAGGGGTGAATAGGTGTGCAATCTTTCCGCTGGTTACAGCTTTGTAGTGATGCATTCATACAGATCCGGTGGTAGTCTCATATTTCAGTTGATGATCGTTTAGGCTCAGATAGATGAAATTCGAGATTTCCGATGATTTGGTGCATAAAGCCAAGATTCCACACGATATCTTTCTTACCAATCTGATCGGTAACCATATCCTGTGGTTTGTGGCGGCGTTGGGACTTGTTCGCTCATACTGGCAACCCCTGGCACTGGTACCCATCTTCTCTTTCGTGGCGCTCTTTTACACACTATGGCGGGCCAGGAAATCACAGGATCACTGGTATGTCTGGGTGCATTGGCAGATTGCGGCTGAGCGCAGCCGTATCTTTATCTATATGTTGCTGGCCGTTCTGGTTGTCTGGTTTTTGGGTTGGATCGGATTTACCTATTTCGATATGAAAAAGGTTGCTGTGATGGCACTGATCGGAGGGGTTGGTATATTGCCTATTATGGTCACGGTATTGATTCTGATTCTCATGGAATCTGATGCATTGCACCAGGCATCATCGTGTCGATTGGGTAAAAGCGCGGTGAAAAGATATCCCTATCCAGAGGATGTTGTTGTTCTGGAGTATGACAGTGATGAGGATGCTCATGTCGAAGCGGAGGAAGGGGTTAAATCATAAACAGCGCGGCGGCCACTCGACGCCCCTCTGACATCAGTATATTGTAGGTTCGGCAAGCCGCGGCCGTATTCATTACTTCAAGTCCGATCTGGTTCTGCATCAGTGGCTGTGTCAGGCTGGGATGCGGAAAGTGTTGTCTGTCACCGGTTCCCAGAATGACGATTTCTGGAGAGAGTTCAGCGAGAAAGCTGAAATCCTCCTGGCTGAGATCGAGAAAACCACCGGGACGCCATGCTGAGATGATCCGGTCAGGGAGCACAATGCAGTTTTCTCTGTAAATGACCCCGCTGACGGTGACTTCACCCTGATCATAGCGTTGAATTGAGAGGCCATCGCTGGCCTCGTCGAGTATGAATTTCATGCGCAGACCATACCCTATTCAAACCTAGGAAAAAAGTCAGTTTCCGGCCGATCAATGGTTGCTGAGCGAATACGGTGTATCTTGAATTCTGTTTTCCAACGGGACGTAACTCTAACTTTCCATGCGGCAATCGCCTTGCAGTGGATCGCTGGTGTAATGTTCTTTACGTTCACGGCACGAAACCACTGATCGGACTTATCAATCTGGATCTATCTCATCTTGTCAATTGATCTTTGATAGTGGGTCAGTTAACTTTACCTCTTTTAACCCATTAGAAAAGTCGAGGTTCTCGTGTCAACGCCAGAGATGGAAGAGTTCCGCAGAATCAAGCGGTTGCCGCCCTATGTGTTCGCTATTGTCAATGAACTCAAGGCGGCGGCACGAGCGCGTGGGGAGGATATCATCGACTTCGGCATGGGAAACCCGGATCAGCCAACACCCCAGCACATAGTCGACAAGTTGTGTGAAGTGGCGAACCGAAAGGATACCCATCGCTACTCCATGTCAAAAGGCATACCTAGGTTGCGCCGTGCTATGAGCAACTGGTACAAATCCCGTTACGATGTGGCGCTGGATCCCGAGACCCAGGTGATTGCCACAATTGGCTCAAAAGAGGGTCTGGCCCATCTTGCACTGGCCTGTATGGGGCCGGGTGATTCGGTGTTGGTG
This sequence is a window from Candidatus Thiodiazotropha sp. LNASS1. Protein-coding genes within it:
- a CDS encoding Mth938-like domain-containing protein; translation: MKFILDEASDGLSIQRYDQGEVTVSGVIYRENCIVLPDRIISAWRPGGFLDLSQEDFSFLAELSPEIVILGTGDRQHFPHPSLTQPLMQNQIGLEVMNTAAACRTYNILMSEGRRVAAALFMI